DNA from Nitrospina gracilis Nb-211:
GGCGCCTCACCGAATTCTGCGAGGAGCGCAACCTCGCCATCCGCAAATGCGGCAAACTCGTCGTCGCCAAAAGCGAGGCGGAACTGGAAGGACTGGATGAGTTGTTGCGCCGCGCCGAGGTCAACGGCGTGCCGTTGGAATCGATCACCGAAGCCGAAGCACGGAAGATCGAGCCGCGTGTGCGCACCTGGGGACGCGCCCTGTTTTCGCCGGCCACCTCCACCGTCGATCCGGCCGAGGTGATGCGGGCGCTGGAGCGGGAAGTGGTGGATGCGGGGATTGAGGTGCGGTGCGGCGAAGGTTTTGTGAATTGGCGAAACGGCGTGGTGACGACGGAACGCGGTTCCATCGAGTGCGGTTATGTGATCAACAGCGCCGGATTGCACGCAGACTCCGTGGCGCGGCAGTTCGGCTTCTCGCAACATTACCGCATTCTGCCGTTCAAGGGATTGTACCTGTACTCGAATGAACCCGCAGGGGCGTTCCAAACCCACATCTACCCGGTACCGGATTTAAAACAGCCGTTCCTCGGTGTGCATTTCACGGTGACGGTGGATGGACGCGCCAAGATCGGGCCGACGGCCATCCCCGCGTTCTGGCGCGAGCAGTACCGGGGGCTGGACAATTTCCGGATGCAGGAGGTGGCCGACATCTGCCTGCGCCAGTTGAGCCTGGCCCTGCATGCGGATTTCGATTTCCGCCGTCTTGCATTGGAAGAGATGAAAAAGCAGTACGCGCCGTACATGGTGCGGCAGGCGGCGCGCATGGCGCGCGGTGTGCGGCCGAGTCAGTATAAAAACTGGGGCGCGCCCGGCATCCGCGCGCAACTGGTGGACCTGCGCGGGCCGTCGCTGGTGATGGACTTCCTGCTGGAAGGCGACGCGCGTTCCCTGCATATCCTCAACGCCGTGTCCCCCGGGTTCACCTGTTCGTTTCCCTTTG
Protein-coding regions in this window:
- the lhgO gene encoding L-2-hydroxyglutarate oxidase codes for the protein MTTDYLVIGGGVIGLSVARELKHRHPAAHIVVLEKETRCGAHASTRNSGVLHAGFYYTADSLKARFTRDGNRRLTEFCEERNLAIRKCGKLVVAKSEAELEGLDELLRRAEVNGVPLESITEAEARKIEPRVRTWGRALFSPATSTVDPAEVMRALEREVVDAGIEVRCGEGFVNWRNGVVTTERGSIECGYVINSAGLHADSVARQFGFSQHYRILPFKGLYLYSNEPAGAFQTHIYPVPDLKQPFLGVHFTVTVDGRAKIGPTAIPAFWREQYRGLDNFRMQEVADICLRQLSLALHADFDFRRLALEEMKKQYAPYMVRQAARMARGVRPSQYKNWGAPGIRAQLVDLRGPSLVMDFLLEGDARSLHILNAVSPGFTCSFPFAEHVCDRIGQYRAESK